The following is a genomic window from Bacillus sp. BGMRC 2118.
ATCAGTTGATCGGCACGTAAACGCGGGAATGTATATCGAATCCACATTAATAAGAAAACAATGACCATAAATTTGAGAGAGAACCAAACAGCACCTGGTATGAATGATAAAAATTCAAACGGTGGCAGCCAGCCTCCAAGGAATATCACGGTAATTAACGCTGACATAGCAAACAGGTATACATACTCTGCAAGCATGAAAAATGCCCATCGGAATCCAGAATATTCTACATGGAATCCTGCAACTAGTTCTGACTCAGCTTCTGGTAAATCAAACGGTGTACGATTTAACTCTGCAATGGCTGCTATGAAAAATACAATAAAGGCAACCGGTTGAAGAAGAATATACCATGCCGTTTCACCTTGCGCGGCAACAATATCATTTAAATTAAGACTTCCTGATAATAGAATTACCCCAATAACAGACATAACAAGTGGAATTTCATATGAAATCATCTGAGCTGCTGCACGCATACCACCCATAAGAGCATACTTGTTATTCGAAGCCCAACCACCTGTTACAATTCCGATTGTTGTAATCCCCGAAACAGCGATGTAATACAAGAGTCCTACACCAATATCAGCAAATTGAAAAGCATCTGTAAACGGAATTGTCGCTAGCACCATAAATGCTGGAGCAAAGGCAATAACAGGAGCTAAAATAAATAGTGCACGGTCTGCTTCCTTTGGAATGGTATCTTCTTTTAATAGAAGCTTTAATACGTCCGCAACAGTTTGTAACAGTCCCCATTTACCTCCAACCTGGTTAGGTCCAATACGACCTTGCATGAAACCCATGACTTTACGTTCTGCCAGAATTCCATATGTAACGAATCCAAGAAGTGCTAATAGGAAAGCTGTTCCTAATCCGAAAAAGATCAAAAAATTTGATAAACCTGGAGATGACTGTAATAATCCTTCAATCATTATCCATCAACCTCCCCAAGAACAATATCAATTCCACCAAGGATGGCAATTAAGTTTGCCATATTTTCGCCTTCTAATAACTTCGGCAAGATTTGAAGATTATAGAAAGATGGACGTCTAAACTTCATCCGGTATGGTTCTTTCTTTCCATCACTAGATATATAACATCCGATTTCTCCACGTGGTGATTCAATACGGACAAATGCTTCACCTTTAGGTGCTTTAATAATCTTTGGCACCTTTGCCATAATATCGCCCTCAGTAGGGAATTGCTCTACTGCTTGCTCTACAATCTTTAAAGATTCTTCGATTTCTTCCATACGACAGAAATAACGTGCTAAACAATCGCCTTCTTCTCGAACAGGAATGTCAAAATCAAAACGATCATAAATGGAGTAAGGCTCATCTTTACGAAGATCCCATTTCACGCCTGTCGAACGGAGGTTGGCACCACTAAGAGAATAAGAAATTGCTTCCTCCTTCGTGTATTTCCCAACGCCCTTCACACGAGAAACGAAGATTTCATTTCCTGTAACAAGGTCATGATAGCCAGCTAGCTGCTTTCTCATATACGGAACAAATTCTTCAACCTTTTCAATCCATCCTTCTGGAGCATCCCACTTCACTCCACCTACACGCATGTAATTAAATGTAAGCCTTGCCCCAGATAGTTCATTTAATAGGTTAATAATCATTTCTCTTTCTCTAAATGCATATAAAAATGGGCTTACAGCTCCAATATCAAGCAAGTATGTACCATACCAAACTAGGTGACTTGCGATACGTCCTAGCTCCATAGCTAAAACACGGAGATATTCTGCTCGCTCGGGTACCTCGATACCCATCATCGTTTCAACAGCATGACAGATCACATAGTTGTTCGTCATCGCTGATAAGTAATCCATTCTGTCTGTATAAGGAATAATTTGTGTATATTGCAGGTCTTCAGCAAGCTTTTCTGTTCCACGGTGTAAATAACCGATTACAGGTGTAGCTTCGATAATGGTTTCCCCATCAATCTTTAGTACAATACGAAAAACTCCGTGTGTACTTGGATGCTGTGGTCCTACGTTAAGTAGCATTTCTTCTGTACGAATCAATGACTACACCTCCACATCGTATGGTTCATAGTCTTTTCTAAGCGGATGACCCACCCAATCTTCAGGAAGCATGATTCTAGTTAAGTTTGGATGATTCGTAAACTTAATTCCTAGTAAATCGTACGCTTCTCTCTCTGGCCAATTTGATCCTTCCCATAGAGGAACTACCGAATCGATTGCCGGTTCATCACGGTCAATTTTCACTTTTACAGCTACCGACTGTTTATTTTTATATGAGTATAAATGCAAGTAAATTTCCATATGTGTCACAAAGTCAGTACCGTGCAATTCTGATAAATAATCAAATGCAAGCTGCTCATTATACTTTAAAAACTCTAAAACTTTAAAGTACATGTCCCTTTTCAAGACTAAAGTCGGCACATCCTTTGATAACCGGTTAATATAGGAATCTTCTAAAACATCTGGAAGATGTTCTTGAATCACTTTCACATACTTATCTAAAAACGGTTGGTTGGCAGATGGAGCAACACTTTCCTCCACAGTGGATCCTGCATCGCTCTTTCCAGCTTTCGCCTTGGCTGCAGCCGCTGCTGCTGCTTTGGCTTTTGCAGCCGCAATCGCTTTCGCCTTTTCATCATCTGTTGAAGCGCTTCCACCACCAGCTGCCTTTGCTTTAGCGGCAGCCGCTGCTTTTGCCTTCGCTGCTGCAATAGCCTTTGCTTTCGCTTTTGCCTCATCGTCCATATTCTCTGGTTCTTCACCATTTTGTTTCGCTAATGCAGCTGCCTTCGCCTTAGCAGCTGCAGCTGCTTTTGCCTTTGCAACAGCAATTGCCTTTTGCTTAGCTAGATCTGCATCATCTGAAGATGATTCTTCTGTTGCTTCTTCTTGTGCCTTTTTCTCTGCAAGCTTCCTTTGTGCGGCCGCTTTTGCCTTCTCTACTGCTTCACGCTTTAGCTCTTCTTTTGTTTTTTCTTGCGCTGGTTCTCCAGCTTCCTGGGCTGCTTTTTCTGCCAGCTTTCTTTGCGCTGCTGCCTTTGCTTTCTCTACTGCTTCACGCTTTAGCTCTTCTTTTGTTTTTTCTGCTGCTTGCTCTGTTGTTTCTCCAGCTTCCTGAGCTGCTTTTTCTGCAAGCTTTCTTTGCGCTGCTGCCTTTGCTTTCTCTGCAGCTTCACGCTTTAGCTCTTCTTTTGTTTTTTCTGCTGCTTGCTTCTCTGATTCCCCAGCTTCCTGGGCTACTTTTTCTGCCAGCTTTCTTTGCGCTGCTGCCTTCGCTTTCTCTGCAGCTTCACGTTTTTGCTCTTCTTTTGTTTTTACTGCTGCTTGCTCAGCTAGTTCACCAGCTTCACCTTGCGGGGCTTGAGCCTTTCTTTCAGCTAATTTCCTTAAAGCTTCTTCCTTCGCTTTTTGGGCAGCTTCACGTTTTTGCTGTTCTAGGCTTTTTTCATCACTCATCGACTAGTCACCTGCTTCCCAGTCTTCGCCTCATATCTAATCTTTTCTTTTAGTTTATTAATTCCATATATAAGTGCAGCCGGGTTTGGTGGACATCCTGGAATGTACACATCAACAGGGACAATTTGGTCAACCCCTTTAACTACTGCGTACGACTTAACGTAAGGACCACCTGCTGTTGCACAAGAACCCATGGCAATTACCCATTTCGGCTCTGGCATTTGGTCATATAAACGTCTTAATACAGGTGCCATCTTTTTCGTTACTGTACCTGAAACAATCATAACGTCTGATTGACGAGGAGAGGTACGGAAAAATGAACCGAAACGATCCAAATCATAGTGAGAAGATCCAACACCCATCATCTCAATCGCACAACATGCCAATCCGAAAGTTAATGGCCATAAAGAGTTACTTCTCGCCCACCCTTTTAGTTCCTCAAGCGTAGACATAAATACGTTACGCTGTAATTCTTCCATTTCTTCTGGTGTAATATTTTCAAGTTTTAAATCCATTTCAGCACCTTCTTCTTCCAAGCATAAATCAACCCAATAAATAGCATCACTACGAATAGTAACATTTCGATCAGTGCAAATAATCCAAGTTTGTCATATGCTACAGCCCACGGATACAAAAATACTGTTTCCACATCAAAAATAACGAACATAAGGGCAAAAATATAATACCTTACATTAAACTGGACTCTCGCACTATGAAAGGGTTCAATTCCACTTTCATAGGTGGTTTGTTTTGCTTCAGTAGGCTTATGAGGACGCAATAAGCGACCAGCCGTTAATGCGACAACTGGTAAAATAACTCCTAATGTTAAAAAGATAAACACAATCAAATAGTTATTTTGGTATAGATTTAGAAGTTCCACACCGGTCCCCTCCTTTAGGAAAACAATTCTTTTAGAAACATTTGACGCGCTTGTTCCGTATAAGAGTAGCGTGTCATCATTTTCATTTATGCAAGTAAGAAAGTGTTACCTCTCTTATTAGCCATAAAAATTTCATTATTTTTCAAAATAATTCCTTGTAACCGTAAACATTATACCATTTACAAAATAGTGTGTCGACAGAGCATCTATAAACGTTTCTATAGAAATTTTGTCCAATATGAGTGTATGATTGTCGTTTGAATGTATGACCTTAAATGGTGAACAGAAATTGAAGTGTTACTACTCTATTTTTCTAGTAAGGGTATGGGAATAATAATCTTACCAGGTTATATACATTCATAAAAAAATGCCTCAGGAGGAACTCTCCTGAGGCATTTTGTCATATTAAATTCGTCCCGTTACTTTTAGGCGGTTCAATGCGCGTTGTAGGGCTAGTTCAGCACGACGTGTATCAGTGCTCGAATCATTTGATTGAAGACGTTGCTCTGCACGCTTCTTCGCTTCTTCTGCACGAGTTACATCGATTTCAGAACCAAGCTCAGCTGCTTGTGCAAGAACTGTTACTTTATCTGGGCGAACTTCTAAAAATCCGCCAGTTACCGCAACTAGTTCTGTGTTGCCTTCATTTTTTAAACGAACCGTACCGATCGCAAGTGGAGCAACCATTGGAATATGCCCTGGCAAAATTCCTAGTTCACCACTTTTAGCTTTCGTACTAACCATTTCTACATCAGATTCATAAACGGGGCCATCAGGAGTCACTACACTGACTTTGATTGTCTTCATTTCATAAACCTCCTAAGTCCCTTATATTATACTTCTACACCCATTGATTTCGCTTTTTCAATTACCTCTTCGATTCTTCCTACTAAACGGAAAGCATCTTCAGGTAAGTGGTCATATTTACCTTCTAAAATCTC
Proteins encoded in this region:
- the nuoH gene encoding NADH-quinone oxidoreductase subunit NuoH, whose amino-acid sequence is MIEGLLQSSPGLSNFLIFFGLGTAFLLALLGFVTYGILAERKVMGFMQGRIGPNQVGGKWGLLQTVADVLKLLLKEDTIPKEADRALFILAPVIAFAPAFMVLATIPFTDAFQFADIGVGLLYYIAVSGITTIGIVTGGWASNNKYALMGGMRAAAQMISYEIPLVMSVIGVILLSGSLNLNDIVAAQGETAWYILLQPVAFIVFFIAAIAELNRTPFDLPEAESELVAGFHVEYSGFRWAFFMLAEYVYLFAMSALITVIFLGGWLPPFEFLSFIPGAVWFSLKFMVIVFLLMWIRYTFPRLRADQLMEFGWKVLLPVALVNIFFAALIKELFF
- a CDS encoding NADH-quinone oxidoreductase subunit D translates to MIRTEEMLLNVGPQHPSTHGVFRIVLKIDGETIIEATPVIGYLHRGTEKLAEDLQYTQIIPYTDRMDYLSAMTNNYVICHAVETMMGIEVPERAEYLRVLAMELGRIASHLVWYGTYLLDIGAVSPFLYAFREREMIINLLNELSGARLTFNYMRVGGVKWDAPEGWIEKVEEFVPYMRKQLAGYHDLVTGNEIFVSRVKGVGKYTKEEAISYSLSGANLRSTGVKWDLRKDEPYSIYDRFDFDIPVREEGDCLARYFCRMEEIEESLKIVEQAVEQFPTEGDIMAKVPKIIKAPKGEAFVRIESPRGEIGCYISSDGKKEPYRMKFRRPSFYNLQILPKLLEGENMANLIAILGGIDIVLGEVDG
- a CDS encoding NADH-quinone oxidoreductase subunit C gives rise to the protein MSDEKSLEQQKREAAQKAKEEALRKLAERKAQAPQGEAGELAEQAAVKTKEEQKREAAEKAKAAAQRKLAEKVAQEAGESEKQAAEKTKEELKREAAEKAKAAAQRKLAEKAAQEAGETTEQAAEKTKEELKREAVEKAKAAAQRKLAEKAAQEAGEPAQEKTKEELKREAVEKAKAAAQRKLAEKKAQEEATEESSSDDADLAKQKAIAVAKAKAAAAAKAKAAALAKQNGEEPENMDDEAKAKAKAIAAAKAKAAAAAKAKAAGGGSASTDDEKAKAIAAAKAKAAAAAAAKAKAGKSDAGSTVEESVAPSANQPFLDKYVKVIQEHLPDVLEDSYINRLSKDVPTLVLKRDMYFKVLEFLKYNEQLAFDYLSELHGTDFVTHMEIYLHLYSYKNKQSVAVKVKIDRDEPAIDSVVPLWEGSNWPEREAYDLLGIKFTNHPNLTRIMLPEDWVGHPLRKDYEPYDVEV
- a CDS encoding NADH-quinone oxidoreductase subunit B; this encodes MDLKLENITPEEMEELQRNVFMSTLEELKGWARSNSLWPLTFGLACCAIEMMGVGSSHYDLDRFGSFFRTSPRQSDVMIVSGTVTKKMAPVLRRLYDQMPEPKWVIAMGSCATAGGPYVKSYAVVKGVDQIVPVDVYIPGCPPNPAALIYGINKLKEKIRYEAKTGKQVTSR
- a CDS encoding NADH-quinone oxidoreductase subunit A, which produces MELLNLYQNNYLIVFIFLTLGVILPVVALTAGRLLRPHKPTEAKQTTYESGIEPFHSARVQFNVRYYIFALMFVIFDVETVFLYPWAVAYDKLGLFALIEMLLFVVMLFIGLIYAWKKKVLKWI
- a CDS encoding F0F1 ATP synthase subunit epsilon; the encoded protein is MKTIKVSVVTPDGPVYESDVEMVSTKAKSGELGILPGHIPMVAPLAIGTVRLKNEGNTELVAVTGGFLEVRPDKVTVLAQAAELGSEIDVTRAEEAKKRAEQRLQSNDSSTDTRRAELALQRALNRLKVTGRI